The Eubacteriales bacterium genome window below encodes:
- a CDS encoding FtsQ-type POTRA domain-containing protein: MVKQKKKKKLKKGRGRAALIVLVLILILSGITFIGYKVLRVAKIEVTGIETVSSDYVVELSKINIGEHLFKINKNKIEKNIESDPYLEFVSLDIKYPNEVSINIKERTEAAAVKAVNMYIYIDINGYVLKVAKADEENSLIIINGIDVAKYEIGDKINFSDELRFNAVTEILSGIYEGSLNGVITSIDLSNINNIVLQESGGIKIKFGQSDNVEKKMQWIKGVLDNLSEQSITSGTIDVSTGETAYYSPENG, translated from the coding sequence GTGGTAAAACAAAAGAAAAAGAAGAAATTAAAAAAAGGAAGAGGCAGGGCAGCCTTAATAGTACTGGTTTTGATCCTTATCCTAAGCGGAATTACGTTTATAGGATATAAGGTACTTAGAGTTGCAAAAATTGAGGTAACGGGCATTGAGACGGTATCCTCAGATTATGTAGTAGAGCTTTCAAAAATCAACATAGGCGAGCACCTGTTTAAAATAAATAAAAATAAAATTGAAAAAAACATAGAATCAGATCCTTATTTGGAATTTGTATCGCTAGATATTAAATATCCGAATGAAGTGTCAATCAATATAAAAGAAAGGACAGAAGCAGCTGCCGTTAAAGCAGTAAATATGTATATTTACATAGATATAAACGGATATGTCCTTAAAGTAGCCAAAGCAGACGAAGAGAATAGCTTAATAATCATAAACGGGATAGACGTAGCTAAATATGAGATAGGAGATAAGATAAATTTTAGCGATGAATTGAGATTCAACGCAGTTACGGAGATATTATCCGGTATATACGAGGGATCTTTAAACGGCGTGATAACAAGTATTGATTTATCAAATATAAATAATATAGTTTTACAAGAATCAGGTGGGATAAAGATAAAGTTTGGACAATCTGACAATGTAGAGAAAAAAATGCAATGGATTAAAGGCGTTCTTGATAATCTAAGTGAGCAAAGTATAACAAGCGGAACAATAGATGTGTCGACAGGCGAAACTGCATACTATAGTCCAGAAAATGGATAA
- the murA gene encoding UDP-N-acetylglucosamine 1-carboxyvinyltransferase: MPKFIVNGGKRLCGSIRVHGSKNAILPILAACLLLDGPAVIRSYPKISDFYNMLDILRHTGCSVVESEDELTIDPRTANVWKIPDKQAKEIRSSIFLLGSVIGRFGKAKFTYPGGCEIGNRPIDLHLNGLRKLNITIEEEFGYINCNTDQVIGSDIQLDYPSVGATENIMMAGIKAKGKTIIRNAAREPEIVELQRFLNMAGARVFGAGTDTIIVNGAEKLSGVVYDCQSDRIVAGTYMLAAVMTLGDLTVENCIVKHNMLLINKLREAGVSIDIEDDYTVHVCADKRMKELHLIETAPYPGFPTDMQSQMCAAASIAEGTSIIIENVFDNRFKHLGELTRMGANIMLKNNVAIIKGVNDLYGTEVRAMDLRGAAAMVLAGLAAKGQTVIENIQLLDRGYEHLERVLNSVGADIQRVT, from the coding sequence ATGCCAAAATTTATAGTAAATGGGGGAAAACGTCTTTGTGGGAGTATACGCGTTCATGGTTCTAAAAACGCTATTTTGCCTATACTGGCGGCGTGTCTGTTGTTAGACGGCCCGGCTGTAATAAGGTCTTATCCAAAGATATCGGATTTTTACAATATGCTAGATATTTTAAGGCATACGGGATGTAGTGTAGTTGAGAGCGAAGATGAATTAACGATAGACCCAAGGACTGCAAACGTGTGGAAGATCCCAGATAAACAGGCAAAAGAAATAAGGTCATCGATATTTCTTTTAGGATCGGTGATCGGCAGATTCGGCAAGGCCAAGTTCACATACCCGGGTGGATGTGAAATAGGGAACCGGCCCATCGACCTTCATTTAAATGGACTTAGAAAATTAAATATTACTATCGAGGAAGAGTTTGGATACATAAACTGTAATACAGATCAAGTTATCGGAAGCGATATACAGCTAGATTATCCAAGCGTTGGCGCAACAGAAAATATTATGATGGCAGGTATAAAGGCAAAAGGCAAGACAATAATCAGAAATGCAGCTAGGGAACCAGAGATAGTAGAATTACAGCGATTTTTAAATATGGCTGGTGCAAGGGTCTTTGGTGCAGGGACAGATACTATAATAGTCAATGGGGCTGAAAAATTATCGGGGGTAGTCTACGATTGTCAGTCTGATAGAATAGTTGCCGGAACTTATATGCTAGCAGCAGTTATGACGCTAGGCGACCTGACAGTAGAAAACTGCATAGTAAAACACAATATGCTTTTAATAAACAAACTGCGTGAGGCAGGAGTATCAATAGATATAGAAGACGATTATACAGTGCATGTATGCGCAGATAAACGGATGAAGGAACTGCACTTAATAGAGACAGCCCCATACCCAGGATTCCCGACGGATATGCAATCTCAGATGTGTGCAGCAGCTTCAATAGCGGAAGGTACGAGTATCATAATTGAAAATGTATTTGATAATAGGTTCAAGCATTTAGGAGAACTTACCCGTATGGGAGCAAATATAATGCTTAAGAATAACGTTGCTATTATAAAAGGCGTAAATGACCTATATGGTACAGAAGTAAGGGCTATGGACCTAAGAGGGGCTGCGGCAATGGTATTAGCAGGGCTTGCGGCAAAAGGCCAGACAGTAATTGAGAATATACAACTACTAGATAGGGGATATGAACATCTGGAAAGGGTATTAAATAGCGTAGGCGCGGACATTCAAAGGGTAACTTAA